A window from Marinagarivorans cellulosilyticus encodes these proteins:
- a CDS encoding DCC1-like thiol-disulfide oxidoreductase family protein, which translates to MKQLSDLSDKLTYVLYDGDCPVCSRYTRFVRFRETVGDVVLLDCRQHPELLVDLKAQGINLNDGMLLSYRGQLFYGDKAVHMMALLSSRNNLFNRFNAAFFRSPTTVKYTYPVMVCGRKLLLRLLGKQPL; encoded by the coding sequence ATGAAGCAATTAAGTGACCTTAGCGATAAATTGACCTACGTGCTTTATGATGGCGATTGCCCTGTATGTTCGCGCTACACTCGTTTTGTTCGCTTTCGTGAAACCGTGGGGGATGTTGTTTTGTTGGATTGCCGTCAGCACCCTGAATTACTCGTCGACTTAAAAGCACAAGGCATTAATTTGAATGATGGCATGTTGCTGAGCTATCGCGGCCAATTATTTTATGGTGATAAAGCGGTCCATATGATGGCATTGTTGTCGAGCCGCAATAATCTTTTTAACCGTTTTAATGCTGCTTTTTTTCGCAGCCCCACTACGGTTAAGTACACTTACCCCGTTATGGTGTGTGGGCGTAAATTGCTGCTTAGGCTATTAGGTAAACAGCCGCTATAA
- a CDS encoding ankyrin repeat domain-containing protein, translated as MLRILIAALSITGSSYAAAQCQYSELISAIQAHDLPFVTQYIEKKCDVKPPTESALSSLDLALILNNTEIFKALVAADATLVASHGANALAAACNVNVKNKEAIELLVKAGVNINTMSANGFSCLYNAAVVPDIHFFNYLLTLGANPNAKVVPDPVYKIDHLISVKDFIQRRLESYQDLTIAIEKQKVL; from the coding sequence ATGCTTAGAATATTAATAGCGGCTTTGAGCATTACCGGCTCTAGCTATGCCGCAGCACAGTGCCAATACTCAGAACTAATTAGCGCAATACAAGCGCATGACCTTCCGTTTGTGACGCAATATATCGAAAAGAAATGCGATGTTAAGCCACCCACAGAAAGTGCGTTAAGCTCGCTTGATTTAGCGTTAATTCTGAATAATACCGAAATCTTTAAAGCGCTAGTTGCAGCCGACGCAACATTAGTTGCATCCCACGGAGCCAACGCATTGGCAGCTGCCTGTAACGTTAATGTAAAAAATAAAGAAGCAATAGAATTATTAGTAAAAGCAGGGGTTAATATCAATACAATGTCAGCCAATGGATTTTCCTGCCTATACAATGCAGCCGTTGTCCCAGACATTCATTTTTTTAACTATTTACTAACGCTAGGGGCCAATCCAAATGCCAAGGTTGTTCCCGATCCGGTCTACAAAATTGACCACTTAATTAGCGTTAAAGATTTTATTCAACGACGATTAGAATCTTATCAAGATTTAACAATAGCTATCGAAAAACAGAAAGTTCTATAG
- a CDS encoding FHA domain-containing protein, with amino-acid sequence MSIRECAPTVVERPDTKGPFVLRSFEHDESYTITNDAVVGRELDCAVSLQFAKVSRYHAKFIIAGNSLHIEDLQSSNGTYINGKRILTRTQLSIGDEITFGDQRYRMTSDNAGHSEATQLFSPSSVIPTNTTGGSIFQPSGVPAEAAAPAPPSPAVEPAAFAPEPQPDAGREESSTRLYAPDQIMSMAQRNLNHLNDLDVGSGPRLVILTAPLRGQVCNIGLPEAGSSLTVGRDKDCDLCIAEASVSRHHATVTYSGLQFHIDSSHASNELFINGELQSASAILRHGDKIQLGRVDALFRTDVKRDAQEQTANSPGLQPYQKWLLAAISLAAIGLGGAAFLL; translated from the coding sequence TTGAGCATTCGTGAGTGCGCTCCGACCGTAGTCGAGCGCCCAGACACAAAAGGACCATTTGTACTGCGCTCGTTTGAGCACGACGAAAGCTACACCATAACCAATGACGCTGTCGTTGGCCGTGAGCTCGACTGTGCAGTGAGCCTTCAATTCGCCAAAGTTTCGCGCTACCACGCTAAATTTATTATCGCTGGCAACAGCCTGCATATTGAAGATTTACAATCCAGTAATGGCACCTACATTAATGGCAAGCGCATACTAACGCGCACACAGCTGTCCATTGGCGATGAGATCACCTTTGGCGACCAGCGCTACCGAATGACCTCAGACAACGCAGGTCATAGCGAAGCGACGCAGCTATTCAGCCCCTCCAGTGTTATCCCCACAAACACGACCGGCGGCTCTATTTTTCAGCCATCTGGGGTTCCCGCTGAAGCCGCTGCTCCAGCCCCTCCTTCTCCAGCGGTTGAGCCAGCAGCCTTTGCGCCAGAACCACAGCCCGACGCAGGACGCGAAGAATCTTCTACACGCCTATATGCCCCCGACCAAATTATGTCGATGGCACAGCGCAACCTTAACCATCTTAACGACTTAGATGTTGGCAGCGGCCCTCGCCTTGTTATTCTTACTGCGCCACTGCGCGGTCAAGTCTGCAATATTGGGCTACCCGAAGCCGGTAGCTCGCTTACCGTTGGGCGCGATAAAGACTGCGACCTGTGCATAGCCGAAGCCTCTGTATCACGCCACCACGCCACCGTAACCTATTCAGGTCTGCAATTTCATATTGATTCCAGCCACGCCTCGAACGAGCTATTTATTAATGGCGAGCTCCAATCGGCCAGCGCTATCTTGCGTCACGGCGACAAGATCCAACTCGGCCGGGTCGATGCGCTTTTTCGCACCGACGTAAAACGCGATGCGCAAGAGCAGACAGCAAACAGCCCTGGATTACAGCCTTACCAAAAGTGGCTACTAGCGGCTATCTCTTTGGCTGCCATAGGCCTTGGTGGCGCCGCTTTCCTTCTGTAA
- a CDS encoding glycoside hydrolase family 43 protein yields MPGVIQNPILKGFNPDPSICRVGDDFYIATSTFEWFPGVQIHHSKNLADWSLITHPLNRVSQLDMKGHPDSCGVWAPCLSYSDGMFYLIYTDTRAYQNDFQVRHNYLVTAPDIRGPWSEPIFMNSSGFDPSLFHDDDGRKWFLNVLWDHRPEASLNHHRQAKSFAGILLQEYDTVKKCLVGPVKNIFKGSDLGLVEGPHLYKRNGYYYLLTAEGGTFAHHAALFARSKNIDGPYECDPEGHFLNSASSPTSTLRRSGHGDMVELENGDCYIAHLAGRPLPYRGRCVLGRETALQKLHWSQDGWPRLAQGHKGPELQVAAPQSLSQPIASDGVRTGALLTREKFDFSQDQLTLHYQSPRVPLAEPELSYQARPGYLRLLGREAPVSLYEQTLITRRQQAFCFSAQTQLDFTPQSFQQMAGLISYYNTQKFIYLVITHDETLGRVLEVMLACNNGTIQYPLGQRIAMPETGEIKLKVDVNYDQWRAYWATKDDYEWKPIGGYFDYSILADEVGGEHFTGAFVGMACHDLSGQRCAADFSQFSYCEQND; encoded by the coding sequence ATGCCTGGTGTTATTCAAAACCCAATTTTAAAAGGCTTTAACCCGGACCCTTCTATTTGTAGGGTGGGTGATGATTTTTACATTGCAACCTCTACGTTTGAGTGGTTTCCCGGTGTGCAAATTCATCACTCCAAAAACCTTGCTGATTGGTCGTTAATTACCCATCCATTAAATCGCGTTTCTCAATTAGATATGAAAGGGCACCCGGATTCTTGCGGGGTTTGGGCGCCTTGCTTGAGCTATAGCGATGGTATGTTTTATTTAATTTATACAGATACTCGAGCTTACCAGAATGATTTTCAGGTTCGACATAATTATTTAGTGACTGCGCCGGATATTCGCGGCCCTTGGTCCGAACCCATTTTTATGAACTCGAGTGGTTTCGACCCTTCGTTGTTTCACGATGATGACGGCCGTAAGTGGTTCTTAAATGTATTGTGGGATCATCGCCCCGAAGCTAGCTTAAATCACCATCGTCAGGCAAAAAGCTTTGCTGGCATCTTACTGCAAGAATACGACACGGTAAAAAAATGCTTAGTGGGGCCAGTTAAAAATATTTTTAAAGGTTCTGATTTGGGTTTAGTCGAAGGCCCGCATCTTTATAAACGCAATGGTTATTACTATTTGTTAACCGCTGAAGGTGGCACGTTTGCACACCATGCAGCATTATTTGCACGCAGTAAAAATATTGATGGACCTTACGAGTGTGATCCCGAGGGGCATTTTTTAAACAGTGCTAGCTCGCCAACCAGTACCTTAAGGCGAAGCGGGCATGGCGATATGGTCGAGTTAGAAAACGGTGATTGTTACATCGCCCATTTGGCGGGCCGGCCATTACCTTATCGCGGGCGTTGTGTTTTGGGGCGCGAAACGGCGCTGCAAAAACTGCACTGGAGCCAAGATGGTTGGCCTCGGTTGGCGCAAGGCCATAAAGGCCCAGAGTTACAAGTCGCTGCGCCGCAATCCTTAAGCCAGCCTATCGCTAGTGACGGGGTGCGCACCGGTGCTTTGCTGACGCGTGAAAAATTTGATTTCTCGCAAGATCAGCTAACATTGCATTATCAAAGCCCGCGGGTTCCGTTGGCCGAGCCTGAGCTTAGTTATCAGGCGCGCCCAGGTTATTTACGTTTATTAGGTCGCGAAGCCCCTGTCAGTTTATACGAGCAAACACTCATTACGCGGCGCCAACAAGCATTTTGTTTTAGCGCACAAACGCAGCTTGATTTTACCCCTCAGAGCTTCCAGCAAATGGCGGGGTTAATTAGTTATTACAATACGCAAAAGTTTATTTATTTAGTCATTACCCACGATGAAACCCTAGGACGCGTACTTGAGGTGATGCTGGCGTGTAATAACGGCACTATTCAATACCCGTTAGGTCAACGAATAGCGATGCCAGAAACGGGTGAAATTAAGTTAAAGGTTGATGTTAATTATGACCAGTGGCGAGCGTATTGGGCGACTAAGGATGATTACGAATGGAAGCCTATAGGCGGCTATTTTGATTACAGTATATTGGCCGATGAAGTTGGTGGCGAACATTTTACCGGTGCATTTGTGGGAATGGCTTGTCACGATTTATCGGGCCAGCGTTGCGCTGCAGACTTTAGTCAATTTTCCTATTGCGAGCAAAACGATTAA
- a CDS encoding GDSL-type esterase/lipase family protein has product MALAFRFFCLLGLAAALMACQTTPAKPVSNPPTQITPAAIKPVPRTKEFSWMSVSRWYQMHSEDVAAAQQKSVELLFVGDSITESWGWGEGRSEVYQQYFGDFNAANFAVGGDMTQNLLWRLQHNTKGQLQPTAIVMMIGVNNFLHEQHAPEDVISGIKANLTQLQHNYPNAKILVIGVLPFFKNADNPSRQQVIEVNRAVAQLADNTHIFHVNVNADFLDDNGEIPATLMADYIHPTAAGLEIIAKSVAPIITPWIQQARKNALTVTAADPRIQVMGRSAVSDDNARIVGYPGVTFQLRSNAERVTLFGKSEYGNSYFSVQIDDQPERLIKLPAKAEDIVLLEGNTNHKEHTITLLHRSETWHGISTLYDFTLHHGELLTPPTLAKRKLLIIGDSITCGQAADRQANLDKDACQTGNHWWGARQSYGMLLADKLNTQVQLVCYGGKGLVRTWQGVSDGVNAPEFYDYAVPKDGQLLPWDQSQYYPDLAIIALGTNDFSASAGTPPAESLYVERYNSFIQKIQKDHGNIPVVITDGPLLNGQTKSLLQGYLQKVESQNSNVHFIAANTYPGDSCEFHPNAEQHSAIANDLTPVIKNIMAW; this is encoded by the coding sequence ATGGCCCTCGCTTTTCGCTTTTTCTGCCTGCTTGGTTTAGCGGCCGCCCTTATGGCTTGTCAAACCACCCCCGCCAAACCGGTATCTAACCCTCCCACACAAATCACTCCCGCGGCCATAAAGCCCGTGCCACGCACCAAAGAGTTCAGCTGGATGAGTGTATCGCGCTGGTACCAAATGCACTCTGAAGATGTTGCTGCGGCCCAACAAAAAAGCGTGGAGCTACTGTTTGTTGGCGATTCAATTACCGAAAGCTGGGGCTGGGGTGAAGGCCGAAGTGAGGTATACCAGCAGTATTTTGGCGATTTTAATGCGGCCAATTTTGCGGTTGGTGGTGATATGACACAAAATTTATTGTGGCGGCTACAACACAATACCAAGGGGCAGCTACAACCGACCGCTATTGTTATGATGATTGGCGTCAATAATTTTTTACACGAACAACATGCACCAGAAGATGTTATTAGCGGCATTAAGGCAAACCTTACGCAACTGCAACACAATTACCCCAACGCCAAAATATTAGTGATTGGCGTATTACCCTTTTTTAAAAATGCCGATAATCCAAGCCGCCAACAAGTTATAGAAGTTAACCGAGCAGTGGCACAATTAGCCGATAACACTCATATTTTTCACGTTAATGTGAATGCCGATTTTCTCGATGATAATGGCGAAATACCCGCAACACTCATGGCCGACTATATTCACCCCACCGCTGCAGGCTTAGAAATTATTGCTAAAAGCGTTGCGCCAATTATTACCCCTTGGATACAGCAAGCACGCAAAAACGCACTCACAGTAACGGCCGCCGACCCACGTATTCAAGTCATGGGGCGCAGTGCCGTTAGCGACGATAACGCTCGAATTGTAGGTTACCCAGGCGTGACATTTCAGCTACGAAGCAATGCCGAGCGCGTCACCCTTTTTGGCAAAAGTGAGTACGGCAATAGCTATTTTTCGGTACAAATCGACGACCAACCCGAACGCCTCATTAAGCTGCCGGCAAAAGCCGAAGATATCGTATTGCTAGAAGGTAATACCAACCACAAAGAGCATACAATTACTTTACTTCACCGCTCCGAAACATGGCACGGTATATCAACCCTTTACGACTTCACGTTACACCACGGCGAATTGTTAACGCCTCCCACATTGGCGAAACGTAAATTATTAATCATCGGCGACTCAATCACTTGCGGCCAAGCCGCCGACCGCCAAGCCAACCTCGATAAAGATGCTTGTCAAACCGGCAACCATTGGTGGGGAGCAAGGCAAAGCTACGGCATGCTGTTAGCCGATAAGCTAAACACACAAGTACAATTAGTTTGCTATGGCGGAAAAGGCTTAGTGCGCACCTGGCAGGGCGTAAGCGACGGCGTAAATGCTCCAGAATTTTACGACTACGCGGTACCGAAAGATGGCCAATTATTGCCTTGGGATCAAAGCCAATATTACCCAGACCTTGCGATTATTGCATTAGGGACTAACGATTTTTCTGCCTCGGCGGGCACACCACCGGCCGAATCGCTATACGTCGAGCGCTATAATTCATTTATTCAAAAGATTCAAAAAGACCACGGCAACATACCGGTTGTTATTACTGACGGTCCATTACTCAACGGCCAAACAAAATCGTTATTGCAAGGGTATTTACAAAAAGTTGAATCGCAAAACAGCAATGTGCATTTTATTGCCGCCAATACCTACCCCGGCGATAGCTGTGAGTTTCACCCCAATGCCGAGCAACATAGCGCCATTGCTAACGATTTAACTCCAGTCATAAAAAATATTATGGCCTGGTAA
- a CDS encoding Lrp/AsnC family transcriptional regulator, translating to MDLDSYDRQILLALQRNGRMTNQELADQINLSPSPCLRRVRQLEDSGLIEGYRAQLNARKLGLTLMAFIQISMDKHTPERFNAFEECVVAFPEVLECHLIAGQSADYLLKVIVKDMDDYQQFLLQKLTTIEGVSGVHSSFVLKSPQQHSIYTV from the coding sequence ATGGATTTAGATAGTTATGATCGGCAAATTCTGCTGGCACTGCAGCGCAATGGCCGGATGACAAACCAAGAGCTAGCCGACCAGATTAACCTGTCGCCTTCCCCGTGCTTAAGGCGGGTGCGCCAGCTGGAAGACAGTGGCCTAATTGAGGGGTATCGAGCGCAGTTGAATGCCCGCAAGCTAGGTTTAACTTTAATGGCGTTTATTCAAATTAGTATGGATAAGCACACGCCCGAGCGTTTCAATGCATTTGAAGAGTGCGTGGTTGCTTTTCCCGAAGTGCTTGAATGCCATTTAATTGCGGGTCAGTCGGCGGATTATTTACTCAAAGTGATCGTGAAAGATATGGACGACTATCAGCAATTCTTGCTGCAAAAATTGACGACCATTGAAGGCGTGAGCGGCGTGCACTCGTCGTTTGTATTAAAGTCACCGCAGCAGCATTCAATTTACACTGTTTAG
- a CDS encoding CHASE domain-containing protein — MKSTVLHWVIACLGYYIAGRCGLMLAIPPGFASAVWPAAGVALACAIIFRPVPVLLGVACGSFLLNLGVVSNNFTTIDAHMLVLAFCICMGAITQAGLALAFWHRLLPKHPTLDSPSQIYRFLLIIAPLSCLASATVGTTTLTLFGVIAADNVLFTALTWWVGDTIGVILFTPLILTSIRKTHNLRYRITIIGPTFIIFSGVLVLFYLSLEAQKNAIMQQIKRDAADLESKIHERFSLSEQKLLAYTALYSTAEHISRQQFNRITEVLIRENNALRAIGWTEIVPHSQRDSVEARVRAEGYPNFHFTELNANGQLTPAARRERYYPVLIIYPLPTNLAAFGLDLGANPERYAALDLAMRTGKTVNTAPIVLAQAEDHSRSFIMYLPIFGLKYRQQFHSESYAQEHLRGYISGVFDIQKVLGDLLKNAKAKHISLSIHDTTPPHEPALLIKSDTPALANFDGISSNINFGQRKLTLEFYANTHYKVATKDWTSWTILTVGFLLTAMLQALLLVLTGINERINREVTQKTDEYRQAKQDAEAASTAKTNFLANISHEFRTPLNAIIGFTNLCLKTTLNERQQGFLTRVQLASETLLALINHTLDYSKIESNTVELERKPLSLFHIYNKIEAIFSIQAKQKNITFTIEHDEQHPDYIWGDALFLEQILLNLCSNAIKFTDAGGITVRSSISRQTHDQIDLVITVSDTGIGIAHEKQASVFQAFQQADNSMSRRHGGTGLGLAITYKLITLMGGELKLESEEGQGCEFSVLLTCDKVSASHRPPSAKDAESKSHISPQMQLKAIEAQWDKPQNHQANTATFDTPLTPATSIPPVNDECLEGKTLLLVEDIEMNQILAQQILEDYGAQVVLANNGLEAVNILNTQRVDAVLMDIQMPIMDGYQATRIIREAPENATLPIIAMTANVASQDIQACKEAGMNEHIGKPINEDLLLSTLMEQLYK, encoded by the coding sequence ATGAAATCCACCGTTTTACATTGGGTCATCGCGTGTCTGGGCTACTACATCGCTGGCCGATGCGGGTTGATGCTTGCAATCCCGCCGGGGTTTGCCTCTGCCGTATGGCCGGCAGCGGGCGTCGCTCTGGCCTGCGCGATTATCTTTCGCCCAGTACCGGTTTTGCTGGGTGTGGCCTGCGGTTCTTTTTTGCTCAACCTCGGGGTTGTCAGTAACAACTTCACTACCATTGACGCTCATATGCTCGTGCTCGCCTTTTGTATCTGTATGGGCGCAATCACTCAGGCAGGGCTAGCCCTCGCTTTTTGGCATAGGTTACTGCCCAAGCACCCCACGCTGGATTCCCCCTCGCAGATCTATCGCTTTTTATTAATTATTGCCCCATTAAGCTGCCTAGCATCCGCAACTGTAGGCACAACCACGCTCACACTATTTGGTGTTATCGCAGCCGACAACGTCCTTTTTACGGCGCTTACATGGTGGGTCGGCGATACCATTGGGGTAATTTTATTCACCCCGCTCATCCTTACCTCGATACGCAAAACGCATAACCTGCGTTATCGCATAACCATAATAGGGCCAACATTTATTATCTTTAGCGGCGTACTGGTTTTATTTTATCTGTCACTTGAGGCGCAAAAAAACGCCATCATGCAGCAAATCAAACGCGACGCTGCTGACCTAGAAAGTAAAATTCACGAACGCTTTTCGCTATCAGAGCAAAAGCTGCTTGCCTATACTGCGCTCTACAGCACGGCCGAGCATATTTCTCGGCAGCAATTTAACCGCATTACCGAAGTACTGATCCGTGAAAACAACGCACTGCGCGCCATTGGCTGGACCGAAATAGTCCCACACTCGCAGCGCGATAGTGTCGAGGCACGCGTACGCGCAGAAGGCTACCCTAACTTTCACTTTACCGAATTAAATGCCAACGGCCAGCTAACCCCCGCGGCACGGCGCGAGCGTTACTACCCGGTGCTCATAATTTACCCGCTACCCACCAACTTAGCAGCCTTCGGGTTAGACTTGGGCGCTAACCCCGAACGTTATGCCGCGCTAGATCTCGCGATGCGCACCGGTAAAACAGTCAATACCGCACCCATCGTGCTCGCGCAGGCAGAAGATCACTCGCGCTCCTTTATTATGTACCTGCCCATATTTGGTCTTAAATACCGCCAACAATTTCATTCAGAGAGTTATGCCCAAGAGCACCTTCGCGGCTACATTAGCGGTGTTTTTGATATTCAAAAAGTACTGGGCGATCTCTTAAAAAATGCCAAAGCAAAGCATATTAGCCTCAGTATTCACGATACAACTCCCCCGCACGAGCCTGCCCTGCTGATAAAAAGCGATACCCCCGCACTCGCCAATTTCGATGGCATTTCTAGCAATATCAATTTTGGCCAGCGCAAGCTAACACTCGAGTTTTACGCCAACACTCATTACAAAGTTGCCACCAAAGACTGGACCAGCTGGACAATTCTCACAGTAGGTTTTTTACTCACCGCCATGTTGCAAGCATTACTTTTGGTACTTACTGGGATTAACGAGCGCATTAACCGCGAGGTAACGCAAAAAACAGATGAATACCGGCAAGCCAAACAAGACGCCGAAGCCGCAAGTACCGCCAAAACCAATTTCCTTGCGAATATTAGCCACGAATTTCGCACCCCGCTAAACGCCATTATTGGCTTTACTAATTTATGCTTAAAAACCACACTTAACGAACGCCAGCAAGGTTTTTTAACCCGTGTACAATTAGCATCAGAAACATTATTAGCACTGATTAACCACACGCTGGATTATTCTAAAATAGAATCCAATACGGTGGAGCTAGAAAGAAAACCACTTAGCCTTTTTCACATTTACAACAAAATAGAAGCCATATTTTCAATTCAGGCAAAACAAAAAAATATTACCTTTACCATCGAGCACGACGAACAGCACCCCGATTACATTTGGGGCGATGCCTTATTCCTCGAACAAATTTTGCTAAATTTATGCAGCAATGCAATTAAATTTACCGACGCAGGTGGCATCACTGTTCGCTCCAGCATTAGCCGCCAAACGCACGATCAAATCGATTTAGTGATTACCGTTAGCGATACAGGCATAGGTATTGCCCACGAAAAACAAGCCTCCGTATTTCAAGCGTTTCAACAAGCCGACAACTCCATGAGCCGGCGCCACGGTGGCACCGGCTTGGGCTTAGCCATTACTTATAAGCTCATCACATTAATGGGTGGCGAATTAAAGCTAGAAAGTGAAGAAGGCCAAGGCTGTGAATTTAGCGTATTACTCACCTGCGACAAAGTCTCCGCAAGCCACCGACCGCCCTCCGCCAAAGACGCAGAAAGTAAAAGCCATATTTCACCACAAATGCAACTCAAAGCTATTGAAGCGCAATGGGATAAGCCACAGAACCATCAAGCCAACACTGCAACATTCGATACACCCCTAACGCCAGCCACGAGTATTCCACCAGTAAACGATGAATGTTTAGAAGGGAAAACACTGCTTTTAGTCGAAGATATAGAAATGAACCAAATCCTCGCTCAACAAATTTTAGAAGACTATGGCGCCCAGGTTGTGCTTGCCAATAATGGCCTAGAAGCCGTTAACATTCTCAATACACAACGCGTTGATGCGGTATTAATGGATATTCAAATGCCCATTATGGATGGCTACCAAGCAACGCGCATTATTCGTGAAGCTCCAGAAAACGCAACGCTGCCCATAATTGCCATGACCGCCAACGTTGCATCGCAAGATATTCAAGCCTGTAAAGAGGCCGGCATGAACGAGCATATCGGCAAGCCCATTAACGAAGACCTACTGCTTTCGACGCTAATGGAACAACTCTATAAATAA
- a CDS encoding STAS/SEC14 domain-containing protein — protein sequence MTANLRHGLSLGIERTGQQFYVTLKAVGKLTHDDYSKMTPMLDAALGAVSSPSVNMLIDAAELDGWELRAAWDDFKLGLKHGNHFEKVAIVGNKRWQDLVAKLGSWFIAGEARAFTNMTDALAWLADSEARG from the coding sequence ATGACAGCAAATTTACGGCACGGTTTAAGTTTGGGGATCGAGCGAACAGGGCAGCAGTTTTACGTCACTCTTAAGGCTGTAGGCAAGCTCACTCATGATGACTACAGCAAGATGACTCCTATGCTGGATGCAGCCTTAGGAGCGGTTAGTTCCCCTAGCGTTAATATGCTTATTGATGCTGCTGAACTTGATGGTTGGGAGCTTCGAGCCGCTTGGGATGATTTTAAGCTGGGTTTAAAGCACGGAAATCATTTTGAAAAGGTGGCGATTGTGGGTAATAAGCGTTGGCAGGATCTTGTGGCCAAGCTTGGTTCTTGGTTTATTGCCGGCGAGGCTAGGGCGTTTACCAATATGACTGATGCTCTAGCCTGGCTTGCCGATAGCGAGGCGCGCGGCTGA
- a CDS encoding patatin-like phospholipase family protein, which translates to MDNQHVREFINRMPKCERNVVTLAGTGPNGTSQFPILRQLGRKRLAALAEVNLISASSVSYFMYIAATEGGFNAEGYSNYESQVREIHQGGLVRFFKHIFLRRHKERAFFCNELLTQTLSIFFEEKFLALTLGDFDKNLRCHSFCKVKNRFVVLSPETHPDMTIEEVCRACCSVPFLHGQFNYRGARYIDPMFSSHFNYLRKKMTSVDANHLYANIKYDGEYQNILFVKNRSQRFPVLFTLMEFFYLCAGIPNRAIESTHKYNLRHL; encoded by the coding sequence ATGGATAATCAGCATGTTCGGGAATTTATTAATCGTATGCCTAAGTGCGAGCGTAATGTCGTAACTTTGGCGGGTACTGGCCCCAATGGCACTTCGCAATTCCCTATTTTGCGGCAACTAGGTCGCAAGCGCTTGGCTGCATTAGCAGAAGTTAATTTAATATCTGCCAGTAGCGTGTCGTACTTTATGTATATCGCGGCTACAGAGGGCGGCTTTAATGCTGAGGGCTACAGTAATTACGAATCGCAAGTTCGGGAAATACATCAAGGAGGCCTTGTTCGATTTTTTAAACATATATTTTTAAGAAGGCATAAAGAGCGAGCTTTTTTTTGTAACGAATTGTTAACGCAAACGTTGTCTATTTTCTTTGAAGAAAAATTTTTGGCGCTTACGCTGGGTGATTTTGATAAGAACTTGCGCTGCCATTCTTTTTGCAAGGTCAAGAATCGTTTTGTTGTGCTGTCGCCAGAAACTCACCCCGATATGACTATCGAGGAAGTTTGCCGAGCTTGTTGCTCTGTTCCCTTTTTACATGGCCAATTTAATTATAGGGGGGCTCGTTATATTGACCCTATGTTTAGTTCGCACTTTAATTACTTACGTAAAAAAATGACCAGTGTTGATGCTAATCATTTGTATGCGAATATTAAGTATGATGGCGAGTATCAAAATATCTTATTTGTTAAGAACCGGTCTCAGCGCTTCCCTGTGCTATTTACCTTAATGGAGTTTTTCTATTTGTGCGCAGGTATTCCTAATCGCGCAATAGAATCTACCCATAAATATAATTTAAGGCACCTTTGA
- a CDS encoding cupin domain-containing protein, with protein MVYSQPVAIKAWTQAQKQQPIALQHLSRSAHSSSHYILLNGAEQPHYHDNHDLSVTLIKGESVIHFEDRAVTVKAGDVVFIPKGTYHWAENTSEEGCEIHAVFSPAFDGKDKRLALPAR; from the coding sequence ATGGTGTATTCGCAGCCGGTGGCTATTAAGGCTTGGACACAGGCGCAAAAGCAGCAGCCTATAGCGTTGCAGCATTTATCGCGTAGCGCCCACAGTAGTAGCCATTATATTTTGTTAAATGGCGCAGAGCAGCCGCACTACCATGATAACCACGATTTATCAGTCACCCTGATTAAGGGCGAAAGCGTTATTCATTTTGAAGACCGTGCAGTTACTGTGAAGGCTGGAGATGTAGTGTTTATTCCTAAAGGCACCTACCACTGGGCGGAAAATACCAGTGAGGAGGGGTGTGAAATACATGCGGTTTTTTCTCCTGCCTTTGATGGTAAAGACAAGCGCCTAGCGTTGCCTGCGCGTTAA